One part of the Nymphaea colorata isolate Beijing-Zhang1983 chromosome 8, ASM883128v2, whole genome shotgun sequence genome encodes these proteins:
- the LOC116259417 gene encoding uncharacterized protein LOC116259417 yields MNMAEEFPMLGSSEAKSKIRQFVDIQGDGGRCRATLYDVLRRFLAQIFFPNPEVRAPFVQRINRSVKENADDFKEASKDFAQGVVAWTRRGGAWRAIIVISAGAIILVGLTGLLAFTIFFCAATINALVISLLMSLAAAGGFMALFLACVTAIYVGALFVAVCTVSTITFITIFAVLVTTGWVFFFWIVWQAVKKSLNVTKHSLNAVGSAISAYSGARHAHHHDHTK; encoded by the exons ATGAACATGGCTGAAGAGTTTCCGATGTTGGGATCTTCGGAGGCCAAATCGAAGATCCGACAGTTCGTAGACATCCAAGGCGACGGAGGAAGGTGCCGCGCCACCCTCTACGACGTGCTCCGCCGATTTCTCGCCCAAATCTTTTTTCCGAACCCCGAAGTCCGCGCCCCGTTCGTCCAGAGGATCAACCGATCCGTCAAGGAGAATGCCGACGATTTCAAGGAGGCATCCAAGGACTTTGCCCAGGGCGTCGTCGCTTGGACTCGCCGTGGCGGCGCATGGCGCGCCATCATCGTCATTTCC GCTGGAGCGATTATTCTGGTGGGACTGACGGGATTGTTGGCGTTTACGATCTTCTTCTGCGCGGCCACCATTAACGCGCTTGTGATCTCTCTGCTGATGTCGCTAGCGGCCGCCGGCGGTTTTATGGCTCTGTTTCTTGCATGCGTGACGGCAATTTATGTTGGGGCCCTCTTTGTTGCCGTTTGCACCGTCTCTACGATCACATTCATCACCATCTTTGCCGTTCTGGTGACAACAG GGTGGGTTTTCTTCTTCTGGATTGTGTGGCAAGCCGTGAAGAAAAGCTTGAACGTCACAAAACACTCCCTGAATGCAGTCGGTTCAGCAATTTCTGCTTACTCTGGCGCACGACATGCTCATCATCATGACCACACTAAGTGA